The following is a genomic window from Butyricimonas faecihominis.
AATCCGGGAAATTAGCTGTGGAGCTTTCCGTGCAGTACAATGAACTGAAACATCTTACTTATGCTTATACTCCCGTGCGGGAACGGGTTATGATTGTAAAAAAGAGTGTGTGGGTGCCGTTTGTTTCGGCATCCTTCTACACGGAAGGTCATGATTTGTCTTTTGGTGGGGGATGTTTTTATCACGACTTGGGATTCCGCATTGAATACAAATTTGACGGTTTTAACGTGGGGCTGATGTATAAGTTTTGATGAAAAAACACTTATACTACCTGCACGCTTTGTCCCAAAGCGGTGATGATTTCTCCTTTGGTGATTTTAGCCCGTTTGCGGAATTCGGGTTCTCCATTGCGGGTAACCTCTCCATTTTCCACGAGAATCTTGGCCA
Proteins encoded in this region:
- a CDS encoding RNA-binding S4 domain-containing protein, which translates into the protein MITFEIDTEYIELIKLLKATRIADSGAMAKILVENGEVTRNGEPEFRKRAKITKGEIITALGQSVQVV